From the genome of Salvia splendens isolate huo1 chromosome 7, SspV2, whole genome shotgun sequence:
ATCTCACCACATTCATTATATCAGTACTTAGCATAAACTCTTTGAAATTCTAAGAAGATTTTAATAACTCAAGGAAGAAATATCGTAAGgaaaaaacataaagaaaattgTATACATGGGTGGAAAATCTAATAgatcacaattcacaaacaTTCATTATCATTATCACACACCTCTCTCAAACATGACAGAACCACAAATCATATTATACATATGGACAAATACATTCCTAAACATTAAGACACAATAATAACACACTCATAAAAAACCAATGACCATGAGATTTGGACATACCATGGGAACTCATAAATTCACATCAAGTTTCCTCCTCTTCCGCCTCTTCGTCCTCATACTCATCATCGGCTGTCGCATCCTGGTACTGCTGATATTCTGCCACAAGGTCGTTCATGTTGCTTTCAGCCTCAGTGAACTCCATCTCATCCATCCCTTCACCAGTGTACCAATGCAAGAAAGCCTTGCGCCTGAACATTGCAGTGAACTGCTCGCTAACGCGTCTGAACATCTCCTGGATCGAGGTGGAGTTTCCGATGAAGGTGGAAGCCATTTTCAGACCTGTGGGAGGGATGTCACAGACACTGGACTTCACGTTGTTGGGGATCCACTCAACAAAATAGGACGAATTCTTGTTCTGCACGTTGATCATCTGCTCATCAACTTCTTTGGTGCTCATCTTGCCACGGAACATGGCTGAGGCAGTCAAGTAGCGTCCATGGCGTGGGTCTGCTGCGCACATCATGTTCTTTGCATCCCACATCTGCTGAGTGAGTTCGGGTACTGTCAAAGCCCTGTACTGCTGGGAGCCTCGGGAGGTCAAGGGCGCGAACCCAACCATGAAGAAATGAAGTCGTGGGAAGGGGATAAGGTTGACGGCAAGTTTCCTGAGGTCAGAGTTGAGTTGGCCTGGGAAACGGAGACAACATGTGACACCACTCATGGTGGCGGAGATAAGGTGGTTGAGATCGCCAACTGCGAGAAAATAGCCATTATGAATTGCATCAGAAATACTGCAGTCACATGCCAAGTAAATCGTTTACATGAATAAACCAAACTTACAGGTAGGAGTTGAAAGCTTAAGAGTGCGGAAGCAGATATCATACAGGGCCTCATTATCCAAAACCATACACTCGTCTGCATTCTCAACGAGTTGATGAACAGACAACGTGGCATTGTACGGCTCAACAACAGTGTCGGATACCTTCGGAGATGGAAAGACGGAGAATGTTAACATCATCCTGTCTGGATACTCCTCTCTGATCTTGGAAATGAGAAGGGTTCCCATACCAGATCCGGTGCCTCCACCCAAGGAGTGACATACTTGAAATCCTGTTGAGGAAATGTCATAACAATGTCATAATCCAATACAATAATCATTCCCCTTTTGCATTTTCTATACCATATAGTATTAAACATTAATGAATATACAAGTAATTCCATTAAATGACATCCAAAATTCTGCTTCTCtaaatttatgtaattcacACCAGCAAATATGGAATTCCATAGCATCAAATCAACACACTACACTAAAATTGTCCTAAATCGCATCAAAACCAGATTGAAGATAACAGTTGATCACTGGCAAGCATAACATGGCGTAATAAGTGAAACAGATCAAAGTTCGCAAAACTCGTACTAATTCAGAAGCAGAGATAGAACTAATCAAAATCAACGAGATTTCCAAAAACCGCATCAACAGATCCAACGACACAAACACCAGATCTAACGAAAAAATCCACCAACCTTGCAAGCAGTCACAATTCTCCGCCTCCTTGCGCACGACGTCGAGCACGGAGTCAATGAGCTCCGCTCCCTCAGTGTAATGCCCCTTAGCCCAATTATTCCCGGCGCCGGACTGGCCGAAGACGAAATTATCCGGCCTAAAAATCTGGCCGTAGGGCCCGGATCTGACGGAATCCATGGTGCCGGGCTCGAGGTCCATGAGGACCGCGCGTGGGACGTACCTCCCGCCGCTGGCCTCGTTGTAGTAGACGTTGACGCGCTCGAGCTGGAGGTCGGATTCGCCGTTGTATCTCCCGGTCTGATCGATGCCGTGCTCGTCGCAGATCACCTCCCAGAATTTGGCGCCGATCTGGTTGCCGCATTGCCCGCCCTGGATGTGCAGGATTTCTCTCATTTTTCCTCGGTTTTTGCGGTGGATCTACTTCCTTCTTATCTGGAGGGGAATGAGGGTGATTTGTGAGTGGATATTGGGGGAAAATTTGCTTCGGATTTTGATTTTCGAGCTGAAATTGGAATCGATTGCTGTTTCAGTATGGCTTTGAGAGTGATAAGAGATGAGCTGAAGATGGCTTCTGATATAGATTGAGTCACGGATTTCACTATATTCTCGAAAATGCCATTcagattttatattttattcattttatagGTTATGTATGCATTTCCCAAGAAGAATGTTTTTTTGACTAAGATTTAGAGCATTCACTATAGTACGAAAGGGGGCGGACGAAAGTCTAGGGCGAGGgtggggcggtctatagtggaTCGGACGTCTGCTCCGGGGTGGACAAGAAAAATGGGGCGAGGGTGGGGCAGTAGAGGCTTCGCCTCCTACGGGGGCGAGGACGGGGCGATGGTGGTGGGAGCGGGGCGATCTATAGTGGGGCGACGGGCTATGGACGTCCGCCCGtttgagttttttattttttttaaaaaaaaaattcaaaaattatatctataaataccactccacttctcattattttcacaccaaacATTCCACCTCTTCACACACATATTTTCTCTCACTATAATTTGTAGTCTGAAATGGACGATTTATGGAAGGACGCGTGGAATTATCTGATCCAAGAGGTGGAGTACGAGGCCGAGGAGCACAgtgatatgcgcaggagcacaGCACATACCccactccaggccgatttggttgaagaagtttgggcacgtaggggaggtgccGGTGCAGTGTGAACACTATTATGATGTTTAATAGATTAATATTTCGTTGTATAATATTACCCCCACTTTAATACAACGAAAATgtagtgttttaattttaatttcttcacttatacctgtttttttataattacgtatagttcgataaatttaattacttattataattgaattaaaattaaaattggttattaaaattttggggctattggaagtgtccgcctatagtggggCAGTGGAGGAAAAAATTGGGGATATGGACAAAAAagtggggctgtggacaaaaaaaaggggcggggctattggggaaggccgcctatagtggatgctcttataagaGCATCTTCCGTGGGACGGACTTCCCATAGCCTTCCCGACGGACTTcacaaaaacacctcctgccacgtcatacggacttcccactgcacagtagcGGACTTCCCATAGCCTTCCCGCgcggacttcccgcaataaaaaaatttcacaaattcaccaaattacacactttacggaattaaacaataTACGGAGTTAAAAATTTGACACGAATATGGAGAAAATacttatattatttaaaaagtacataattatttcaaaaaaattacatgaatattaaaaaaaataaaaacctcATTCCTCGTCTCATTCCTCATCCCCCGTCTCATTCCCCGAAGCCAGAGTCGTCCTCCGCATCGCCGGTGGCGGCGCCAACATCGGGCAGGGGTGGCAGCCTCAACTCGCTTCTCAGAGCATCGATCCCATCCTTCAACATCCGCTTGTACATGGGATCCGTCGTTGTATGCCACTTTTCCGTGGTTTCGATCATGAACTGCGTCATCTGCAGTTTGGCCAGATTGCTGAGCTCGGGAGTGATTAGAGAAGGAGGTTCCGATTGGACCTTTTGGGACTTGCTGCCACTCCTCCCGGCCATACGCATTGCAActttttgcccaaccgggcgacggcggcgggaagACGATTGAGGCGTCGGGAACTCTGACTCGGCTTGGGGCAGTTCATAggaaccggcactgctgctgtactcgCAGGAGGctttgatcttcgtccgcttcggccaacCAGCTTCAACACCCGCCATAAACTTGGGGGAATTCTCCACCTCAAGATaaacctcccaatatttgaactCACCGAACCCATTTTCAGTGTCGGGGAACTGttggtgagacagaagcttcacatcatcggaggtcatgccgctggttgccaaCCGGAGGTTTTTCTGGTAGaggccggcaaatcggctgagttTTCTCCTCAGCctctcccactgtttccggcattgctctgcATCGTGACATTTCCCGCCGGCCGGTTTCCACTCGAGGTAGccttggctaatgcgccaccacattatCTCGATGTGCTGGTTGGCCGAGACGTATGGATCCTCAACTACCCCGATCCACGCCTTTGCCAGGGCGACGCACTCCTCAGTGCTCTAGATGGTCCTCCTTCTCCCGCCGccttcctcttcccccaccccAACATCGGCCGCCGCACGCGAGGTGGTCTTGCCCTTCCCCGGCCTCCGCGTCCTCATCGCTGTCGTTGCTGGCTGCGTCACTGGCGACCCCCTCGgagatatccccaactcctcaaaagagaacaTCTCGACGCCGAGGAACTGAGTCTCCAGGGCAGAACGCGTCTCCTGCGAAGTACGCTGGGAAGAATCACTGCCCAACAAATCCATATACGGCCGGTAGACATTGTCCACCGGTGATTGTGGGACACCCTGCCAACTCCCTCCCGCAGCGGTAGTGTATCCATGctgcatctggggcatcatcatCCCCAGTTTTATGTGGGGAATCATCCCCGGTTGCATTTGGGGAAACATCCCCGGCATTTGTTGCATACCGTGTATCGACCCCGGCGTTGAGGCAGGCATCCCCGGCATCTGTtgcatcccgggcatcatcataCCGGGCATATTGTAGTACCCGAACATCATCCCGGGcatattgtagtacccgagCATCATCAGCgtcattccgggcatcatcccgggcatcggTACACTTCCCCCGTGCATCGGTACACTTCCCCCGGGCATATAAGGCGAGGGAACATTCCtcgtttgtgactcgctcgtgacgggggaatcactatcgtagTTCTCCATTTATCGTCTAAAGAAATGAATGTAGAgggagagaaactcgttaaaacaagtggtgtgaatggaatgaaatttaacgagccgtatatatagagtttgaaaaaaaaaattaaaaatcgcatcgggacgtccgccgcggACGTCCGTCCGCCTGACACaattgcggacgtccgcccgccatCGTGACGGACGTCCCGACAACGCCGCGGATCTCACGTGTCCGCACCTGACGTCCGTGTCAGTGTCCGTGTCCGTCTCgtgcaatggcggacgtccgtcaCGGACGTTGCGtacgccggtcggacgtccaCCGTGTCGTCCGCCggtggagatgctctaaaatgagagattatattaattttataatgtgATTTGCCATACTATTTTCTCAAAGAAGAAAATTTAGTAAAGTACTCatagtatttattttacttAAAGCATATTGTTGATTTATTAGTGTTAttgttattaattaaatttataaaaatgttCTTGTATAGCCATATGCTATCTTTGTTCTTTTAAAATTATGTTGAGGGTGGATTGTCATTATCATCCAACTAAACAAATTTGGCAAATATTGTTTCATGTTAGTGGTGAATGGCAAAATAAATGTCATTTAATTGACTTAATGTTCATATCCATCATTAAAAGTAACGTAGGTGTACCTGTTTCAACTAATTACACTTGTTTCATACATCTTTTTAATGAGTAATGCTATTAGATCAAAACATTTCTCTCTTTATTTATCAGAGTGCGCAGAATATTATTTACGTAAATTGAATTGAAGCACTGattaaaattcattatttatttattactatctcACTTTTTAATCATGGATATATTCTTTCTTACTCTGCACAGATAGATCTCCTACTTTTGGCTTTGTTGATGCAATTGTTAGTTCGGtatatattatgtttattaCTTAATTTAAATGTGTTGCATCTTCATCGATAAGATAAGTGCTACCTGCATCTTGATTAAAATTTGCACGATTTTCCAGTAAAAATTAAACTTTGTGGGTCTATTAATATATAGTTGGGCTATTGGGTTTACAAGGCCCAGATTTATTAGTGGAAGACTCTATATTGGGCCAGAAATGTCGTAAATGGGCTGCTCAGATGCGGAAACCCgtattttttaattgataatAACTAGAGAATTATTTAATCGACGATTGATTAAATTaagtaactaaaataaaataaaatataaagtttcCAATGGGAACGCCTGCACTAGATTTTGATTCAAAGTTGGGTTTAGCCCAATTTATTGATGTATTGATGAAGGATATATATTAGTACGATATTAAGTTTTAATTAGGTGGCTGTTAATTAATCGGTACAATATGTAATTACATTACAAATTCTGATCATATTttggaataattttttttgtccgCGAACTCCGTGGTTATTCCATGTGCTGATTTATAGGCATATCTAAAAGTGAgatgatacgaacctctattagttcagatattatagggatttagcatatctttttctatatctttgttttcttgttcattaagtcagtagcattataaatccccctatatcttaggattgcccaaatatttagttatctttttattccccatatcttttgattcatagtatattttcatatcttgttttcttgttccctaagctagtattctagtattataaatagggttaggttgttatctttttattcattgaatgaagaaataatttgcccacattacttgtgcaatactccttatcaaaccttgaagactgccgacggaggaagttctccgcgccagccacgaattgagccgccgaccccaacgttcggggcgccggattggtgtgttgcgagtgtaatcgcaggatttcttcgttaagagaattgtgcccttaacaactggtgctttcattgagagctcagcATCCTCCGTCTGTGTTCATCCATATCCCCAAATAAATCACCACCATTTCTACCACAACCACGATTCAGTCCgtcgacatgtcatacgactacgccagCTATTGCCATCGTAAATACAATTTCCCTCAACTCGTGCAGCCGTTTCACCCTTGCCATACCCGACAGCCcacttgctgggacccaccatggACCCGTCGGACCACTGCATATCAACATTCTTCATCCTACGAGCTAGATATGTACTCGCCATCACCGCCCAAGCGCCGAcctacctgttgggacccaccggcgcaacagcaggaccgcggctacccgaccgttgaccggccccgacgctcggagacgtgctgggaccgacctcgccctcgggaggaggtgagagcgcgagtccagcccgcctcccaccagccccgctactccaccgaaaagccaatgcgagacctgtacagtcagcccgcacgtgtgaccagtcaaactccggagcagccaTGCCTGCCtctaatacgggtctcccaggcggagaagtcagaacggtccaggttgggtctctgctggcactgtcccgagaaatgggtgatgagacatgtgtgtaaacaacgcattctctgttatgcggatgatggggatgagtttgaggagaacattcaagatgagaatttagccgaagagaaaactgataatactcccactatagtattcggtgatgatgttcccaatgacattaccgacgctcctcttgatgttccaaacaacgagtcccctggagagttcctcaagaacaaagggattgtcaagaacgacaatgagccaccgcaagtgctcgttggggtatctgatgagaagattggtgaaaatgaGGAGACaatgctagaagataaagaggaggatggttctattggtgaagtggagaagataatcgcctcactcaatgttgttcaagtgtcatcccaaaatgttgttggaaattgtttgggcaagaaaggagatggtgcttacaccgaattgcccgtaattgcttgtgtcaatgtggatttgaatgtcgatgatgttccaagtatgaatcatcgatcaacatcgctcgacaaagatgcaaggttgatccctccgagtaatgacatgccatgcttgggcattctgggaggcgtggacaaacttttcgatttggcaaggaatttttccgccaaagttgggtctcctttgttgattttttatggaagtgaagaagggagacgttcaactgttcggtgtgtgtttgatccaggaggagttgcctcgccgaagcttctgctttcaactctcctttttgcttcgtggttcccaccttgaggacaaggtggattttaaccgtgggggagttgatacgaacctctattagttagatattatagggatttagcatatctttttctatatctttgttttcttgttcattaagtcagtagcattataaataggatagactgttatcttttttattcattcaatcaattaatgaaatattttctctcccaaatataacgtgtgttttccaatcctaattttggattccctccgccgatcctaattggacgccggagtattctatcaatcgtcgagttatctgcccgacgggagcgactcccgcgcacagaaactctgcaatcgtccgccgagcctattggccgccggaaatttatctccaccgccgagcgaaactcgccgccggtgcttgttaagggaaacgTCCTTAACATGAGACTATTAACTCAAGAATTTAAAATTGCtccataaacaaaaacaaaaatcaatCTTCTGAGTTTTGACCATTTTATTAATCTTAGACGTGTCTCGTGCTATCCGACCAAGACCTCAAGAATCATCAAGAAATAATGTTGCTGTCAATGTTTTGGGATGGTATTGGACTCCTTTATTTAACTATTTTCCTATTTTTCTGAAGTTACGAAAATGAGGATCGAACACGTATTGAActccaaatttaataaaaaaaatcactgaAGGGAAACCACGTGAATTTGGTCACATAATTAACTTCATTACATTCTCTTAATCAAGTGCATTTGTTTTATATTCTATTTGGAAAGTGAGGATAGGATTCTCAATCGACATTGCTTGGTTCACCAATAGATATAGGGAATACtgaaaaaaacataattatagTATATAGGAAAAATATTATGCAAGTATAAGAATTAGTTTTTTTCCCTTTATCCACATATTTTAATTCGAATacctaaaaaataattattgaaagtcattagttttataaataaattatattaaatcaAAGCTTTATCtatatattttctaatttcGATACAAgttcaaataaatttataaaaagaacatttgaattttatgtttttatgtaatttgtaaatttatgacacaataacatttttttatgataTTAGAATCAAACCAAATAAATACAATCCAAAAATCTAATGACAACATAGATAAACGGTGTTCACAAAAAGTCTGCACCTAATTgctataaatgtaatatatacaAAACTTTTACCTAATTGCTATAAATGTACTAATATATTATAGAGTACTAAACGTGGTTAATATAAAACTTTTTACGAAAATAGGAGTAACTTTATATTTGCGCATATTCGAATCGTGCTGTAACACTATTACAAGGTTGACGAAATTTTACTAGTTGAAAACGACATAATAATTAGGAAAATGCATGTGTTTGGCATTTCAAGAATCATATTTGCGTCTGTCCTACTCAAGGaatatacataatttaattcaatATTAAAGAAGACATAAGATACAATATTATTGTAATCAGGGTAAAAGATAGATTTTGTCCGGTCATTTGGAGCGTTTTGAAAATAATCATCGTTGACGTAATTATAATTTGGTTTCATA
Proteins encoded in this window:
- the LOC121810290 gene encoding tubulin beta chain-like, translated to MREILHIQGGQCGNQIGAKFWEVICDEHGIDQTGRYNGESDLQLERVNVYYNEASGGRYVPRAVLMDLEPGTMDSVRSGPYGQIFRPDNFVFGQSGAGNNWAKGHYTEGAELIDSVLDVVRKEAENCDCLQGFQVCHSLGGGTGSGMGTLLISKIREEYPDRMMLTFSVFPSPKVSDTVVEPYNATLSVHQLVENADECMVLDNEALYDICFRTLKLSTPTFGDLNHLISATMSGVTCCLRFPGQLNSDLRKLAVNLIPFPRLHFFMVGFAPLTSRGSQQYRALTVPELTQQMWDAKNMMCAADPRHGRYLTASAMFRGKMSTKEVDEQMINVQNKNSSYFVEWIPNNVKSSVCDIPPTGLKMASTFIGNSTSIQEMFRRVSEQFTAMFRRKAFLHWYTGEGMDEMEFTEAESNMNDLVAEYQQYQDATADDEYEDEEAEEEET